The Vibrio ishigakensis genome has a window encoding:
- a CDS encoding 6-phospho-alpha-glucosidase, translating to MTKQPQIIAIAGGGSTYTAGIVKALLMKGDEFPIAEIRMYDIDAERQDNVAVLVDYVVKTHAPNVKLTVTTEPEVAFSHADFVFAQIRVGQYKMREFDEKIPLRHGCVGQETCGAGGLAYGMRTIFPMIELIDHMERFSKETCWMLNYSNPAAIVADAVNRLRPDARVLNICDMPVAIERNLSNILEVNRYDLDVEYFGLNHYGWFTSIKVNGEEKIPFLRKHIAKFGMLTEQEVENACHSEPSWIKTFKNTKPLVQMFPEYIPNTYLQYYLMADDIVAQSNPEHTRANEVMEGREKKMFEAIEQIKASDGDVEGKFHVGVHGEFIADVAMSMAYDLRQKWLVIIPNNGIIKGLPDDAMVEVPALLGRDKVYPIQVGEVPHFYQGMLQQQLMSEKCLVDAAIEGSYDKALQAFTLSKTIPSAKVAKSILDEMIEANKDYWPELK from the coding sequence ATGACTAAACAACCACAAATCATCGCAATTGCTGGTGGCGGTTCTACATACACAGCAGGTATCGTTAAAGCGCTTCTTATGAAAGGTGACGAGTTCCCAATCGCTGAGATCCGCATGTACGACATCGACGCTGAGCGTCAAGATAACGTAGCGGTATTGGTAGACTATGTGGTTAAAACACATGCTCCAAATGTAAAGCTAACGGTAACCACTGAACCAGAAGTGGCGTTCTCTCACGCTGACTTCGTATTTGCTCAAATTCGTGTTGGCCAATACAAGATGCGTGAGTTTGATGAGAAGATCCCACTTCGTCACGGCTGTGTAGGTCAAGAGACCTGTGGTGCTGGTGGTCTGGCTTACGGTATGCGTACCATCTTCCCTATGATTGAACTGATTGATCATATGGAGCGTTTCTCAAAAGAAACTTGCTGGATGCTTAACTATTCTAACCCAGCAGCGATTGTGGCGGACGCGGTAAACCGTCTGCGCCCAGATGCACGTGTGCTGAATATCTGTGATATGCCAGTGGCAATCGAGCGCAACCTATCCAATATTCTTGAGGTGAACCGCTACGACCTAGACGTGGAGTACTTCGGTCTGAACCACTACGGCTGGTTTACCTCTATTAAGGTAAACGGCGAAGAGAAGATCCCGTTCCTGCGCAAGCACATCGCTAAGTTTGGTATGTTGACCGAGCAAGAAGTGGAAAATGCCTGTCACTCAGAGCCGTCTTGGATTAAGACCTTTAAGAATACTAAGCCACTGGTTCAGATGTTCCCTGAGTACATTCCAAACACCTATCTACAGTACTACCTAATGGCTGACGATATCGTGGCTCAGTCTAACCCGGAGCACACTCGTGCTAACGAGGTGATGGAAGGTCGCGAGAAGAAGATGTTCGAAGCAATCGAGCAGATCAAGGCTTCTGACGGTGATGTAGAAGGCAAGTTCCATGTGGGTGTTCACGGTGAGTTTATTGCGGATGTGGCTATGTCTATGGCCTATGACCTGCGTCAGAAGTGGCTAGTGATCATTCCAAACAACGGCATTATCAAAGGTTTGCCAGACGATGCCATGGTAGAGGTTCCTGCTCTACTAGGTAGAGACAAGGTGTATCCAATCCAAGTGGGTGAAGTGCCACACTTCTATCAAGGCATGCTGCAACAGCAATTGATGTCAGAAAAATGCTTGGTGGATGCGGCTATCGAAGGTTCGTACGACAAGGCACTGCAAGCCTTTACCCTAAGCAAGACAATTCCTTCAGCTAAGGTTGCGAAATCTATCCTCGATGAGATGATTGAAGCAAACAAGGATTACTGGCCAGAGCTGAAGTAA
- a CDS encoding GntR family transcriptional regulator, with translation MLYVKVLESLKDKINADVYRVGEALPTEKQLIEEYQVSRITIRKAVDELVKLKLVEKRRGSGTYVLEKQLSHQLTTLAGTSEIQQSNNKSVKYKVTKFFMDTENVSVHKLLGLSESEPLYYIRRVKYIDDQPRIVEDSYMPVSLFPELNISTLEKSKFAYVEQEKQMVIEGSRQEFTAVESDEEITKLLGMEKSHPIINLRSISNLVDGRKFDYTEAWFHPDAHKLAIYLPRHN, from the coding sequence GTGTTATATGTAAAAGTGTTGGAAAGTCTTAAAGACAAGATTAACGCCGACGTTTATCGAGTAGGAGAAGCGCTTCCTACAGAGAAGCAACTCATTGAAGAGTATCAAGTAAGTCGAATCACTATCCGCAAGGCGGTGGATGAATTGGTTAAATTAAAGCTGGTAGAAAAGCGCCGTGGTTCGGGCACTTATGTGCTGGAAAAGCAGCTCTCCCATCAGCTCACTACCTTAGCGGGAACCTCGGAAATACAGCAGAGCAACAACAAGTCTGTGAAGTACAAGGTGACCAAGTTTTTTATGGATACCGAAAACGTCTCAGTCCATAAGCTGCTTGGGCTAAGCGAGAGCGAGCCTCTGTATTATATCCGTAGGGTTAAGTATATAGATGACCAGCCTCGTATCGTTGAAGACAGCTATATGCCAGTCTCTTTATTCCCTGAGCTGAACATCTCTACCTTAGAAAAATCCAAGTTCGCTTATGTAGAGCAAGAGAAGCAGATGGTGATAGAAGGAAGTCGCCAAGAGTTCACAGCAGTGGAGTCGGATGAGGAGATAACCAAGCTATTAGGCATGGAAAAAAGTCACCCTATTATCAACCTACGTTCTATCTCCAATTTAGTAGATGGACGTAAATTTGATTATACCGAGGCCTGGTTCCATCCGGATGCGCATAAGCTAGCGATATACCTTCCTCGCCATAATTGA
- a CDS encoding PTS transporter subunit EIIC, which yields MNREAITTYMSDLSRAMLAPIYVLPMVGLAIAIGAAVTNTSIVSALPFLDNAFFAGVGEVLKWGALSVLINLHIIFAVGISMGMAKKDKHLAGFNALILYFVYLYSMHTYMDINGLLIEGDLGGTGQGSILGLQVVDTGIFVGMLIGILNAVVHNRYSQKVITGAFALYGESRLVLLIMLPIVMTLGVVFTHVWPPVQHVIQGFGTHILESGHIGVGMYGFMERILIPTGMHHLLWIPLHFTEVGGCTVVSGQTYCGIENIFLAEMTDPTIERLSHSVVYDARSLVKIFGLTGAALAMYHCADDDKKSHVKAILVPAVVSSILVGVTEPIEFSFLFVAPILFVVHAILTGLFMMLVSIFDILAIGKGGLIDFIMYNIPLGVTKTGWPYYVLLGFAQCATYYVVFRVLITKLNLKTLGRGNAEMKLHTKKDYKERNAVGVIDSTVGEFNSTAIIAGLGGKANILDVQNCYTRLRVEVKDSSLVDEAKIQEANPMGIVNKGQNIQIIFGSHVASVRQEVNEFLEAMPA from the coding sequence ATGAACAGAGAAGCAATAACCACTTATATGAGTGATTTATCGCGAGCCATGTTAGCTCCGATCTATGTCCTACCTATGGTGGGTTTGGCTATCGCCATCGGCGCGGCTGTCACCAATACCTCTATCGTCTCTGCCCTACCCTTTTTAGACAATGCCTTCTTCGCTGGCGTTGGTGAGGTATTGAAATGGGGTGCACTGTCCGTCCTTATTAACCTACACATTATCTTCGCCGTCGGGATATCCATGGGTATGGCGAAGAAAGATAAACACCTTGCAGGTTTTAACGCACTGATCCTGTACTTTGTTTATCTCTACTCCATGCATACCTATATGGACATCAATGGTCTTCTTATAGAAGGGGATCTCGGTGGTACCGGTCAGGGATCCATTCTGGGGCTGCAAGTTGTCGACACTGGTATCTTCGTTGGTATGTTGATCGGTATCCTGAACGCTGTTGTTCATAACCGATACAGCCAGAAGGTCATCACAGGCGCATTCGCTCTGTATGGTGAATCTCGTCTAGTGCTACTGATCATGCTACCTATCGTGATGACCCTTGGTGTAGTATTCACTCACGTTTGGCCACCTGTGCAGCACGTTATCCAAGGTTTCGGTACGCATATTCTTGAGTCGGGTCATATTGGTGTGGGCATGTATGGCTTTATGGAGCGCATCTTGATCCCAACGGGTATGCATCACCTGTTGTGGATCCCATTACACTTTACTGAGGTGGGTGGCTGTACTGTAGTTTCAGGTCAAACCTACTGTGGTATCGAAAACATCTTCCTAGCAGAGATGACTGACCCAACAATCGAACGTCTATCTCACAGCGTTGTTTATGACGCTCGCTCTCTGGTTAAGATTTTTGGTCTTACTGGTGCAGCTCTAGCTATGTACCACTGCGCTGACGACGACAAGAAATCTCATGTAAAAGCGATTCTGGTCCCAGCGGTTGTATCATCGATTCTTGTGGGTGTGACCGAACCAATCGAGTTCTCTTTCCTATTCGTTGCACCAATTCTATTTGTGGTTCACGCCATCCTAACTGGTCTATTCATGATGCTAGTGTCTATCTTCGACATTCTGGCAATCGGTAAAGGCGGTCTGATTGACTTCATCATGTACAACATCCCGCTTGGCGTGACCAAGACTGGCTGGCCTTACTATGTACTGCTTGGTTTTGCTCAGTGCGCGACTTACTACGTGGTATTTAGAGTTCTTATCACCAAGCTAAACCTTAAGACCCTAGGCCGTGGTAATGCAGAGATGAAGCTGCACACTAAAAAGGATTACAAAGAACGCAATGCAGTTGGCGTTATCGACAGCACTGTAGGCGAGTTTAACTCTACCGCTATCATTGCTGGTCTGGGTGGTAAAGCAAACATCTTAGATGTGCAGAACTGCTACACTCGCTTGCGTGTTGAGGTAAAAGATTCATCTTTAGTGGACGAAGCAAAAATACAAGAAGCGAATCCTATGGGGATCGTAAATAAGGGGCAGAACATTCAGATAATCTTTGGTAGCCATGTGGCATCTGTACGCCAAGAAGTGAATGAATTCCTTGAAGCTATGCCTGCTTAA
- a CDS encoding VOC family protein: protein MKMNHVGIMVGDMDKAVEFYTQALGLRVVMNNTKVVEERESAIGRMCIAVFGEGFKGFNIAHLVTSDGIGVELFEMVDREERHKVDFSRLGIFHFCVQLPKEQFASAIKRVEEFGGKVRMDIHRYHPEDDSKQAQMVYLEDPFGNLFEFYSHSYEDTYASDYE, encoded by the coding sequence ATGAAAATGAATCACGTAGGTATCATGGTTGGCGACATGGACAAAGCGGTTGAGTTCTACACTCAAGCACTAGGTCTACGCGTTGTAATGAACAACACTAAAGTTGTTGAAGAGCGCGAATCTGCTATCGGTCGTATGTGTATCGCAGTATTCGGCGAAGGCTTCAAAGGTTTCAACATCGCTCACCTAGTAACCTCTGATGGTATCGGTGTTGAACTATTTGAAATGGTTGACCGTGAAGAACGCCACAAGGTTGATTTCTCTCGCCTAGGCATCTTCCATTTCTGTGTGCAGCTACCAAAAGAGCAGTTTGCATCAGCAATCAAACGTGTAGAAGAGTTTGGCGGTAAAGTACGTATGGATATCCATCGTTACCACCCAGAAGACGATTCTAAGCAAGCGCAGATGGTTTACCTAGAAGACCCGTTTGGTAACCTATTCGAGTTCTACTCGCACTCTTACGAAGACACTTACGCTTCAGACTACGAGTAA
- the gltS gene encoding sodium/glutamate symporter, with amino-acid sequence MEFDNNVLYLSSFFAVTMGIVVLFIGRRLNQSIGFLKEFSIPEPVSGGILVSTLLALVYAVTSVEVTFDLMARDVLLVYFFTTIGINASLKDLLKGGKPLIILLVVTIAFMVMQNIVGISVASAFGLEPVFGMLSGSISLIGGHGTAIAWAPKVADEFGLESAMEIGIASATFGLILASLMGGPIAKFLIKKHSLVASVEENPEKEKAEQPVEKLTSFDFLDAVLAIHVCIVFGVLLNEAISQTGLQLPLFVSCLFAGIVITNLIPDSYPRITGTKWPTRTAAVDLIADIALGTFLAMSLMSMQLWTLIDLAGPIFAILAMQLLLAVVINIFVVFPAMGKTYDAAVVCAGFGGISLGSTPTAMANMSAVSHKYGYSAQAFIVVPLVCAFFIDLANALIIPYFLRMM; translated from the coding sequence ATGGAGTTTGACAATAACGTTCTTTACCTGAGTTCTTTTTTTGCGGTGACTATGGGCATAGTAGTGCTCTTTATCGGCCGAAGACTCAATCAGTCGATAGGGTTTCTTAAAGAGTTCAGTATCCCTGAGCCAGTTTCTGGCGGTATCTTGGTATCAACACTGCTTGCCCTCGTCTACGCTGTTACCTCGGTTGAGGTGACCTTTGATCTAATGGCGCGCGATGTGCTCCTGGTCTATTTCTTTACCACTATCGGTATCAACGCCAGCCTGAAAGACCTATTAAAAGGCGGCAAGCCCTTAATTATTCTTTTGGTGGTAACCATTGCCTTTATGGTAATGCAGAACATCGTAGGTATTTCAGTCGCCTCAGCGTTTGGCCTTGAGCCTGTCTTCGGTATGCTCAGTGGCAGTATTTCGCTAATTGGTGGTCACGGCACGGCTATCGCTTGGGCACCTAAGGTCGCTGATGAGTTTGGCTTAGAAAGTGCAATGGAGATAGGTATCGCCAGTGCGACCTTTGGGTTGATTCTAGCGAGCTTGATGGGCGGTCCTATTGCTAAGTTCCTTATCAAGAAACACAGCCTAGTTGCTTCCGTTGAAGAAAATCCGGAGAAGGAAAAAGCAGAGCAACCGGTTGAGAAATTGACCTCGTTCGATTTCCTAGATGCAGTGCTGGCTATCCATGTGTGTATCGTATTTGGCGTACTGCTGAACGAGGCTATCAGCCAGACAGGTCTGCAATTACCACTGTTCGTTTCTTGTCTGTTTGCCGGTATCGTGATTACCAATCTTATCCCAGATTCCTACCCGCGTATCACTGGCACTAAGTGGCCAACGCGCACCGCAGCAGTTGATTTGATTGCCGATATTGCCTTGGGCACCTTCCTAGCTATGTCTTTGATGAGCATGCAGCTTTGGACTTTGATTGACCTTGCAGGTCCTATCTTCGCTATCTTGGCGATGCAGTTACTACTGGCTGTGGTCATAAATATCTTTGTGGTATTCCCTGCAATGGGTAAGACCTATGATGCAGCTGTAGTGTGTGCCGGTTTCGGTGGGATATCCCTAGGTTCGACACCAACCGCTATGGCAAACATGTCGGCGGTGAGCCATAAGTATGGCTACTCGGCGCAGGCATTTATCGTGGTGCCACTGGTATGTGCGTTCTTTATTGATTTGGCGAACGCGCTGATCATTCCTTACTTCTTGAGGATGATGTAG
- a CDS encoding helix-turn-helix transcriptional regulator: MQGVLERVPQRLGMSWRYRKIVEEKKSYGWHRHNEYEIAIHRHFKGFCFVGHNQSEIGHNHMVMVGPDLPHAIYSALEHDSPQCETHVIWFRKEWIESLIEICHELAPLKTLLFDASRGLQFSPDTAEKVVAMLDEVMQVSQPKQLSILITILSVLIEDKETIKLANPVAVKDDESRSINDKLERVEGYLLKNFANDISLKDLADHLYVSESSVRRLFAKHFTESFSQHLKKLRLNMACDLLMNTDLPISQIIERVGYDNQANFNRQFKAYRELTPTAYREAMQRG, translated from the coding sequence ATGCAGGGTGTGCTTGAAAGGGTACCACAGCGACTGGGTATGTCGTGGCGTTATCGAAAGATAGTGGAAGAGAAAAAGAGCTATGGTTGGCACCGTCACAATGAGTATGAGATAGCTATACACCGTCACTTTAAGGGCTTTTGCTTTGTTGGGCATAATCAAAGTGAAATTGGGCATAACCATATGGTTATGGTAGGTCCAGACCTCCCGCATGCTATTTACTCCGCACTCGAGCATGATTCGCCACAGTGTGAGACTCATGTGATCTGGTTTCGCAAGGAGTGGATCGAATCCTTGATCGAGATCTGTCATGAGTTAGCCCCATTAAAGACTCTGCTATTTGATGCGAGCAGAGGTTTACAGTTCTCCCCTGATACTGCGGAGAAAGTAGTAGCAATGCTTGATGAAGTGATGCAGGTATCGCAACCAAAGCAGCTCAGTATTTTGATCACAATACTTTCTGTTCTTATTGAAGATAAAGAGACAATAAAGCTCGCCAATCCGGTCGCAGTGAAAGACGACGAATCTCGTTCTATTAATGACAAGCTTGAGAGGGTTGAGGGCTATCTTCTCAAAAACTTTGCCAATGACATCAGTTTGAAAGATCTTGCTGACCATTTATATGTGAGCGAGAGCAGTGTGCGCAGGCTGTTCGCCAAACATTTCACCGAGAGCTTTAGCCAACATCTCAAGAAACTGCGTCTTAATATGGCTTGTGATCTCTTGATGAACACAGACCTTCCTATAAGTCAAATCATCGAGCGAGTTGGCTATGACAACCAAGCCAACTTTAATCGACAGTTCAAGGCATACAGAGAGCTAACCCCAACGGCCTACCGTGAGGCAATGCAACGGGGATAA
- a CDS encoding prepilin-type N-terminal cleavage/methylation domain-containing protein produces MNIKKHLGFTLIELISIIVIISILAVTALPRFLNYSAETRVSVLEHLAGKTREVFNNVQAIKNVEGRVYIKDNKQYLKYSPGVDLVLNEGQLDAGEYCRAIGLLDVTLSKNNDAHTKDKKYRCKYENTTKAFIADNALSQNQCYIHINPHDYDKEPSVSLRCAGNSNECLCN; encoded by the coding sequence ATGAACATCAAAAAGCATTTGGGTTTTACTCTAATAGAGCTAATTTCTATTATTGTCATAATTAGCATACTTGCTGTAACCGCACTGCCGCGCTTTTTAAATTACAGCGCGGAAACTAGAGTTTCTGTACTTGAACACCTAGCCGGTAAAACTCGTGAAGTGTTTAATAATGTTCAAGCTATAAAGAATGTCGAGGGACGGGTATATATAAAAGATAATAAACAATATCTTAAATACAGCCCTGGTGTGGATCTTGTTCTGAACGAAGGCCAGTTAGATGCTGGAGAGTACTGCCGTGCCATCGGTCTACTCGATGTGACGCTTAGTAAAAACAATGACGCTCACACCAAGGACAAGAAATATCGCTGCAAATACGAGAACACCACCAAGGCTTTTATTGCAGATAACGCGCTGTCTCAAAACCAGTGTTACATACATATCAATCCGCATGATTACGATAAAGAGCCTAGTGTTTCTCTAAGATGTGCTGGAAACAGTAATGAATGTCTATGCAATTGA
- a CDS encoding YjiH family protein, giving the protein MSDVLVAESPVNTKRNVLMFAIPSLLGLFFFLAPLNVADSFTFPLALMAKGVKALLGDAVLPTVTGIICFSAGATLLANVFKPSFVTESSLLNRLFILSPAWVVVRVLGAVFTLMALHQMGPEIIWNGNTGGLVLNDLLPSLFVTFFFAGLLLPLLLNFGLLELLGTLLSKVMRPLFRLPGRAAIDCISSWLGDGTVGVLLTSKQYEQKKYTMREAAVVATMFSPVGISFSLVVLAQVGLENYFVPFYATICLSGVVAAMIIQFLPPLSYKKDTYIDGTAPDKNDELIPEGQSAVKYGYQLALERASKVKSLSAVAKEGLHSALDMMFGVLPVVMAVGTVGLVIAEATPIFTWLGAPFVPVLEMLNLPEATAAAETVLVGFTDMYVPSIIAASTIDSDLTKFVIAALSITQLIFMSETGSVILSSKIPVNIFELMAIFVLRTLITLPIIALCGHMLF; this is encoded by the coding sequence ATGAGCGATGTACTTGTAGCGGAAAGCCCAGTCAATACGAAGAGAAATGTATTGATGTTTGCTATCCCATCCCTATTGGGTCTGTTTTTCTTTTTAGCACCACTGAACGTAGCTGATAGCTTCACGTTTCCATTGGCACTTATGGCTAAAGGCGTTAAAGCCCTACTAGGTGATGCTGTTCTGCCAACCGTAACCGGCATTATCTGTTTCTCAGCAGGTGCAACACTGTTGGCTAACGTTTTCAAGCCAAGTTTCGTGACAGAGTCTTCTCTACTGAATCGCTTATTTATTCTTTCTCCAGCTTGGGTAGTGGTGAGAGTTCTAGGTGCAGTATTTACCCTAATGGCGCTACATCAGATGGGCCCTGAGATCATCTGGAACGGCAACACTGGCGGCCTAGTACTGAATGACCTGCTTCCTTCTCTGTTTGTTACCTTTTTCTTTGCAGGCCTACTACTTCCTCTACTACTAAACTTTGGTCTACTAGAGCTTCTGGGTACCCTTCTAAGTAAGGTGATGCGTCCTCTTTTCCGTCTACCGGGCAGAGCGGCTATCGACTGTATCTCTTCTTGGCTTGGTGACGGCACTGTAGGTGTACTTCTAACGAGCAAGCAGTACGAGCAAAAGAAATACACCATGCGTGAAGCGGCGGTTGTAGCGACCATGTTCTCACCTGTTGGTATCTCTTTCTCACTAGTGGTTCTGGCTCAGGTTGGCCTAGAAAACTACTTCGTACCTTTCTACGCAACCATCTGTTTGTCTGGTGTTGTAGCAGCAATGATTATTCAGTTCCTGCCACCACTGAGCTACAAGAAAGACACCTATATTGATGGCACGGCTCCGGACAAAAACGACGAGCTGATCCCTGAAGGTCAGTCTGCAGTGAAATACGGTTATCAACTAGCGCTTGAAAGAGCGAGCAAGGTTAAGAGCTTATCTGCAGTAGCAAAAGAAGGCCTGCACAGTGCTCTAGATATGATGTTTGGTGTTCTGCCTGTGGTTATGGCTGTGGGTACTGTGGGCCTAGTGATTGCTGAAGCTACACCTATCTTTACTTGGCTTGGTGCGCCTTTCGTACCTGTACTTGAGATGCTGAACCTGCCAGAAGCGACGGCAGCTGCAGAAACGGTTCTGGTTGGTTTTACTGATATGTATGTGCCATCAATCATCGCGGCATCAACTATCGATAGCGACCTAACCAAGTTTGTGATTGCGGCTCTATCTATCACTCAACTTATCTTTATGTCTGAAACAGGTTCGGTAATCCTTTCGAGCAAGATCCCAGTTAACATCTTTGAGCTGATGGCTATCTTTGTTCTAAGAACCCTGATCACCCTGCCAATCATCGCGCTATGTGGTCACATGCTTTTCTAA
- a CDS encoding SDR family NAD(P)-dependent oxidoreductase, translating to MKKIAFITGATSGFGKAAAQRFAADGWSLVLSGRRIERLLDLKETLDVPVHVMQLDVRDAKAVKEAVASLPQDFAEITALVNNAGLALAPQGASEVDLNDWHTMIDTNVTGLVNVTHALLPTLIKTGAGATIINVGSIAGQWPYPGSHVYGASKAFVKQFSYNLRCDLQGTGVRVTDLSPGIAETEFTLVRTKGNQEASDNLYKGTTPLSAEDIAEQMFYIATLPEHININRVEVMPTRQAWSPFAIDRD from the coding sequence ATGAAGAAAATCGCATTTATTACTGGCGCAACCTCTGGATTTGGTAAAGCCGCTGCACAAAGGTTTGCAGCAGACGGCTGGTCGTTAGTGCTATCAGGTCGTCGTATCGAAAGACTGCTGGATCTAAAAGAGACTTTAGATGTACCTGTGCATGTAATGCAGTTGGACGTTCGTGATGCCAAAGCGGTTAAAGAAGCCGTAGCGTCACTGCCACAAGACTTCGCTGAGATAACGGCACTGGTCAACAACGCAGGTCTTGCGTTGGCTCCTCAAGGCGCTTCTGAGGTGGATCTTAATGATTGGCATACCATGATAGATACTAATGTCACCGGCTTGGTGAATGTTACTCATGCTCTACTTCCAACCCTTATCAAAACCGGAGCAGGGGCAACCATCATCAATGTAGGTTCGATAGCAGGCCAATGGCCTTACCCAGGTAGCCATGTCTATGGTGCAAGTAAGGCGTTTGTTAAGCAGTTTAGCTACAACCTAAGATGTGACCTTCAAGGTACAGGGGTTCGTGTTACTGATCTTTCGCCGGGTATTGCAGAGACAGAATTTACCTTGGTTCGCACTAAGGGTAACCAAGAGGCGTCTGATAACCTATATAAAGGCACTACGCCACTCAGCGCAGAGGATATTGCGGAGCAGATGTTCTATATCGCGACACTGCCAGAGCACATTAATATCAACCGTGTTGAGGTGATGCCTACACGTCAGGCTTGGTCGCCATTTGCTATCGACCGTGACTAA
- a CDS encoding sulfite exporter TauE/SafE family protein, with protein MYLAAVFILFAGVIRAYSGFGFAVIAALCLSFIYSPFDAVAIALALDLLSSLCLVCGIKTQVNWRLLGMLSLGMLGAIPVSLFFVSVISAHELKMIIAGFSFVAGALIMLNLRLLWLNQRYAFLAGAVSGFSMTTASAGGPPLVLYLLNLSLKGSELRATAIVFFILSSAASLLGLLYVDAVSVQSIQISLMLFPVAVIGNLIGKKLFNRYPDSSPKKTVAPILMGLALLIII; from the coding sequence ATGTACTTAGCGGCAGTATTCATTTTGTTTGCGGGTGTGATCAGAGCCTACAGTGGCTTTGGTTTTGCCGTTATCGCAGCCTTATGCCTGAGCTTTATTTATTCGCCGTTTGATGCCGTTGCGATTGCATTGGCTTTGGATCTGCTGAGTAGCTTGTGCTTGGTTTGTGGGATAAAGACTCAAGTGAATTGGCGTCTGCTAGGCATGTTGTCGCTGGGAATGTTAGGGGCAATACCCGTGTCGCTGTTTTTCGTTTCGGTGATCTCGGCTCATGAGCTAAAGATGATCATCGCCGGCTTTTCCTTTGTCGCAGGGGCTCTGATCATGCTTAATCTGCGGCTTCTTTGGCTTAACCAACGCTATGCCTTTTTAGCTGGCGCTGTGTCTGGCTTTAGCATGACCACGGCCTCTGCTGGTGGCCCACCATTGGTTCTGTATCTGCTGAACCTGTCGCTAAAAGGAAGTGAGTTAAGGGCTACTGCAATAGTGTTTTTTATCTTGAGCTCAGCCGCTTCCTTACTCGGATTGCTCTACGTTGACGCCGTATCTGTGCAGTCTATTCAAATCAGTTTGATGCTTTTTCCAGTTGCCGTGATTGGTAATTTGATAGGGAAAAAGCTCTTTAATCGATACCCGGATTCATCACCTAAAAAAACGGTGGCACCCATTTTGATGGGGTTGGCACTGCTAATCATCATTTAA